A part of Saimiri boliviensis isolate mSaiBol1 chromosome 11, mSaiBol1.pri, whole genome shotgun sequence genomic DNA contains:
- the JUN gene encoding transcription factor Jun: MTAKMETTFYDDALNASFLQSESGAYGYSNPKILKQSMTLNLADPVGSLKPHLRAKNSDLLTSPDVGLLKLASPELERLIIQSSNGHITTTPTPTQFLCPKNVTDEQEGFAEGFVRALAELHSQNTLPSVTSAAQPVSGAGMVAPAVASVAGGSGSGGFSASLHSEPPVYANLSNFNPGALSSGGGAPSYGAAGLAFPAQPQQQQQPPQPPHHLPQQMPVQHPRLQALKEEPQTVPEMPGETPPLSPIDMESQERIKAERKRMRNRIAASKCRKRKLERIARLEEKVKTLKAQNSELASTANMLREQVAQLKQKVMNHVNSGCQLMLTQQLQTF; this comes from the coding sequence ATGACTGCAAAGATGGAAACGACCTTCTATGACGATGCCCTCAACGCCTCATTCCTCCAGTCCGAGAGCGGAGCTTATGGCTACAGTAACCCCAAGATCCTGAAACAGAGCATGACCCTTAACCTGGCCGACCCAGTGGGGAGCCTGAAGCCGCACCTCCGCGCCAAGAACTCGGACCTCCTCACCTCGCCCGACGTGGGGCTGCTCAAGCTGGCGTCGCCCGAGCTGGAGCGCCTCATAATCCAGTCCAGCAACGGGCACATCACCACCACGCCGACCCCCACCCAGTTCCTGTGCCCCAAGAACGTGACAGATGAGCAGGAGGGCTTCGCCGAGGGCTTCGTGCGCGCCCTGGCCGAGCTGCACAGCCAGAACACGCTTCCCAGCGTCACGTCGGCGGCACAGCCGGTCAGcggggctggcatggtggctcccgcgGTGGCCTCGGTGGCGGGGGGCAGCGGCAGCGGCGGCTTCAGCGCCAGCCTGCACAGCGAGCCGCCGGTCTACGCCAACCTCAGCAACTTCAACCCCGGAGCGCTGAGCAGCGGCGGCGGGGCGCCCTCCTACGGCGCGGCCGGCCTGGCCTTTCCCGCGCaaccccagcagcagcagcagccgccgcAGCCGCCCCACCACTTGCCCCAGCAGATGCCGGTGCAGCACCCGCGGCTGCAGGCCCTGAAGGAGGAGCCTCAGACAGTGCCGGAGATGCCTGGCGAGACGCCGCCGCTGTCCCCCATCGACATGGAGTCCCAGGAGCGCATCAAGGCGGAGAGGAAGCGCATGAGGAACCGCATCGCTGCCTCCAAGTGCCGAAAAAGGAAGCTGGAGAGAATCGCCCGGCTGGAGGAAAAAGTGAAAACCTTGAAAGCTCAGAACTCGGAGCTGGCGTCCACGGCCAACATGCTCAGGGAACAGGTGGCACAGCTTAAACAGAAAGTCATGAACCACGTTAACAGTGGGTGCCAACTCATGCTAACGCAGCAGTTGCAAACGTTTTGA